A genomic window from Cydia amplana chromosome 3, ilCydAmpl1.1, whole genome shotgun sequence includes:
- the LOC134662966 gene encoding uncharacterized protein LOC134662966 isoform X1, translating into MEKLFMVLVLFVIVRAVENRHHPKFGRSYEEHEVPPLKKVSCSSGSSERSALIEDARCGAPREVFVVLKPKAAHEEIHPGAVWVKRCVGLCDHVGSDSKCVPRETTIRHIPIKITNMKTGKESCSLYELEEHLSCQCCTGSPESCAASGRVFNPRKCACQCPNLEERRKCLAKNPNMRWNRSKCACEERRRTI; encoded by the exons atggagaaGTTATTCATGGTTTTGGTGCTTTTTGTGATTGTGAGGGCGGTGGAGAACAGACACCACCCAAAGTTTGGCAGGAGTTACGAGGAGCATGAAGTCCCGCCTCTGAAGAAAG TATCCTGTAGCAGTGGCTCAAGTGAGAGGAGTGCCCTAATTGAAGATGCTCGTTGCGGAGCACCCCGGGAAGTTTTCGTTGTACTTAAACCAAAAGCAGCTCACGAAGAG ATCCACCCGGGCGCCGTGTGGGTCAAACGCTGCGTCGGCCTCTGCGACCACGTGGGCTCAGACTCCAAATGCGTTCCTCGAGAGACCACCATACGTCATATACCA ATAAAGATTACCAACATGAAGACTGGGAAGGAGTCGTGTTCTTTGTACGAGTTGGAGGAGCACTTGTCATGCCAGTGCTGCACGGGCAGCCCCGAGAGCTGTGCGGCGAGTGGTCGGGTGTTCAACCCTCGTAAGTGCGCCTGCCAATGTCCAAATCTCGAGGAGCGCCGCAAGTGCCTCGCAAAG aaCCCGAATATGCGGTGGAATCGTTCTAAATGCGCTTGTGAAGAGCGAAGACGGACGATATAA
- the LOC134662966 gene encoding uncharacterized protein LOC134662966 isoform X2, with protein sequence MEKLFMVLVLFVIVRAVENRHHPKFGRSYEEHEVPPLKKVSCSSGSSERSALIEDARCGAPREVFVVLKPKAAHEEIHPGAVWVKRCVGLCDHVGSDSKCVPRETTIRHIPIKITNMKTGKESCSLYELEEHLSCQCCTGSPESCAASGRVFNPQPEYAVESF encoded by the exons atggagaaGTTATTCATGGTTTTGGTGCTTTTTGTGATTGTGAGGGCGGTGGAGAACAGACACCACCCAAAGTTTGGCAGGAGTTACGAGGAGCATGAAGTCCCGCCTCTGAAGAAAG TATCCTGTAGCAGTGGCTCAAGTGAGAGGAGTGCCCTAATTGAAGATGCTCGTTGCGGAGCACCCCGGGAAGTTTTCGTTGTACTTAAACCAAAAGCAGCTCACGAAGAG ATCCACCCGGGCGCCGTGTGGGTCAAACGCTGCGTCGGCCTCTGCGACCACGTGGGCTCAGACTCCAAATGCGTTCCTCGAGAGACCACCATACGTCATATACCA ATAAAGATTACCAACATGAAGACTGGGAAGGAGTCGTGTTCTTTGTACGAGTTGGAGGAGCACTTGTCATGCCAGTGCTGCACGGGCAGCCCCGAGAGCTGTGCGGCGAGTGGTCGGGTGTTCAACCCTC aaCCCGAATATGCGGTGGAATCGTTCTAA
- the LOC134662700 gene encoding uncharacterized protein LOC134662700, translating to MLTNILEMCALEIVLSKTLHGADVALITSNKLQNDFIKKLHESYNVKMFGKDYDVPLSISPDVYLVHCDDKNHFENIFTNLKHVRYRNTNALFILVLPNIRKEELPTIFKILWSHHIIHILVTIKDVDEDASIYSYLPYAAGRCGRDYNHTIKMGQCQAHAARDVVEKLREYEKPNLENCTFNILAHHYPPLVFSDLNPLDTFAVGIERYLVELLLEAEHMSPNFTFVPETAEFGGITNNFTVTGIMKKLHENEVDLLFGGFSLNNKRALLFDFISNHLAFEDVYIPVTRNAELVQSWKIIYMIFEYRVWLLLLVAILICSALLSSMDSISKGKCNCSSKLLALFGNATQNVALKRNENLSENLIIIHWLWFVFLVTCYYNTQLTSYSTYRTYEPQINEYMSLQNYNLTPCFSRDIMAFLKNSDTPIIHEQYLDMDSCNTADAALDEIVKSSSKYTVTIYYKYLWWASQHPKGKSRVHVMQGNMYKTHYAIFFKRGFPLLQQFERRMSRIVECGFVHAIKGRFPNDVRYASDVSGAFDVRFLTSYDLILPFSILGAGHLIALVVFIIEVLNKTN from the coding sequence ATGCTCACTAATATACTTGAAATGTGTGCATTAGAAATAGTTTTATCTAAAACGTTGCATGGAGCTGATGTAGCTCTCATCACAAGTAATAAGCTCCAAAATGATTTCATCAAAAAACTTCATGAAAGTTACAATGTCAAAATGTTTGGAAAGGATTATGATGTACCTTTGAGTATTTCACCTGACGTCTACTTAGTTCATTGTGATGACAAAAATCATTTTGAAAATATCTTCACCAATTTAAAGCATGTTCGCTACCGGAATACTAACGCTTTGTTCATACTAGTTCTACCAAATATAAGGAAGGAGGAGTTGCcaactatatttaaaatattatggtCCCACCATATCATACATATTCTAGTTACAATTAAAGATGTAGATGAAGATGCTTCAATATACTCGTATCTTCCTTACGCAGCAGGTCGATGTGGAAGAGATTACAATCATACTATTAAAATGGGTCAATGCCAAGCGCATGCAGCAAGGGACGTCGTAGAGAAGTTACGGGAATACGAAAAGCCTAATCTAGAAAACTGCACATTTAATATTTTGGCTCACCATTACCCACCTCTGGTTTTCTCTGATCTAAACCCATTAGATACATTTGCGGTCGGGATAGAAAGATACCTTGTAGAACTGCTACTGGAGGCTGAGCACATGTCCCCGAATTTCACATTTGTGCCAGAAACTGCTGAGTTCGGCGgaataacaaataattttacCGTTACCGGTATAATGAAAAAATTGCATGAAAACGAAGTTGATTTGTTGTTCGGAGGCTTCAGCTTAAACAACAAACGTGCATTGTTATTCGATTTTATATCTAATCATTTAGCATTCGAAGATGTTTACATACCAGTAACCCGTAATGCAGAATTGGTGCAAAGCTGGAAGATAATTTACATGATTTTTGAGTACCGAGTTTGGTTGCTCCTACTAGTCGCAATTTTGATTTGCTCAGCTCTGCTTTCAAGTATGGATAGCATATCAAAAGGCAAGTGCAATTGTTCTTCTAAACTGCTGGCGCTGTTTGGAAACGCAACTCAAAATGTAGCGTTAAAGCGCAATGAAAACCTATCggaaaatttaataattattcattGGTTGTGGTTCGTTTTCTTGGTAACATGTTATTACAATACGCAGTTAACTAGTTACTCAACCTACCGGACTTACGAGCCACAGATAAACGAATATATGTCTTTGCAGAATTACAATTTGACTCCATGTTTTTCACGTGACATAATGGCGTTCCTAAAGAATTCGGATACACCAATAATCCATGAACAATATCTAGATATGGATAGCTGTAACACTGCTGATGCTGCGTTAGATGAGATTGTAAAATCATCGAGTAAATATACAGTTACAATATACTATAAATATCTTTGGTGGGCATCGCAGCACCCGAAAGGGAAAAGCCGTGTTCATGTCATGCAGGGAAACATGTACAAAACGCATTatgctatattttttaaacGCGGATTCCCTCTCCTCCAGCAGTTTGAGAGAAGGATGTCTCGTATAGTCGAGTGCGGTTTTGTCCATGCTATTAAAGGCCGGTTCCCTAACGATGTCAGATACGCAAGCGACGTCTCCGGCGCGTTTGATGTGCGCTTTCTAACATCGTACGATCTAATTTTACCATTCAGTATTCTGGGCGCTGGACATCTTATTGCATTGGTCGTATTTATTATAGAAGTACTTAACAAAACGAATTGA